From a region of the Danaus plexippus chromosome 8, MEX_DaPlex, whole genome shotgun sequence genome:
- the LOC116776012 gene encoding uncharacterized protein LOC116776012: MTQILSNAICYRKSKMKLILKLLCVSIISCAPSEAQVERLLGVRDEYLVTTCLGSGARCDGALLRSDWVVVQDSCFKAHKFTPMKYVVLGKHNCSMEAVTPSLNDEGGMLTRSVLKSIQYEELSYMDLVLLKLDRPYELQFYNLSHDSETLNKFSRWFEAYLYMSTINTPPNSYLEPMSYETTMYRMKPIPFKVFLLTVILPIVSFAAFFIYVIFYTGNTDVSKISYTTLNNEKKAHPV, encoded by the exons atgacACAAATTTTGTCAAATGCTATTTGCTATCGTAAGAGCAAGATGAAACTGATTTTAAAGTTGTTGTGTGTAAGTATAATCAGCTGCGCTCCGTCCGAGGCTCAGGTGGAGCGTCTCCTTGGAGTGAGAGACGAGTACCTCGTGACAACCTGTCTGGGTAGCGGCGCGCGCTGTGACGGAGCCCTCCTGAGATCCGACTGGGTCGTGGTTCAAGACTCGTGTTTCAAAGCTCACAAGTTCACTCCCATGAAATACGTGGTTTTAGGCAAACACAACTGTTCTATGG AAGCGGTAACTCCGTCGCTAAACGATGAGGGAGGAATGCTGACGCGCTCTGTGTTGAAGTCGATTCAGTACGAGGAGTTATCTTACATGGACCTCGTCTTGCTCAAGCTGGACCGACCCTACGAGCTTCAATTTTACAACCTGTCTCACGACTCCGAGACACTTAATAa GTTTTCCAGGTGGTTTGAGGCTTATCTGTATATGTCTACTATAAATACCCCACCAAATAGTTATCTGGAGCCCATGTCTTACGAGACCACCATGTACCGCATGAAGCCGATTCCCTTCAAGGTGTTCCTCCTAACGGTGATTCTACCCATTGTGTCCTTTGCAGcattctttatttatgttatattctaCACGGGCAATACAGATGTATCTAAGATTTCTTATACAACACTAAATAACGAGAAGAAAGCACACCccgtgtaa
- the LOC116776021 gene encoding small ribosomal subunit protein mS33 isoform X1 — protein MTAKCQNPSNEPGPTIFCRIKILWISNNLTNWRKYSFFVYKDLTITMATKFVKYSQLINNQTKYAERMKRLSNRIFGEVAIPTNAKSMKVVKIFSERPLHTNENILHYYPRHVETHALMLKLREYGLFRDEHQDFKEEMKRLRELRGKVKVWKRLLNKEQKEADT, from the exons atgacaGCAAAATGTCAGAATCCGTCTAATGAACCAGGTCCGACCATCTTTTGtcgaatcaaaatattatggatatcaaataatttaactaattgGCGAAAGTattcattttttgtttacaag gaCCTGACTATTACGATGGCAACTAAATTCGTGAAATATTcacaattaataaacaatcaaACCAAATACGCCGAGAGGATGAAGCGTTTGTCTAATAGAATTTTCGGTGAAGTAGCGATACCAACCAACGCAAAGTCAATGAAagtcgtaaaaatattttccgaaCGACCGCTTCACACCAACGAGAACATCTTACATTACTATCCCCGGCACGTGGAGACACACGCGTTGATGTTGAAGCTGAGAGAATACGGATTGTTTAGAGATGAACACCAGGACTTCAAGGAGGAAATGAAACGGCTCAGGGAGCTGAGAGGAAAGGTCAAAGTGTGGAAGAGGCTTCTTAATAAGGAACAGAAAGAGGCGGATACATAG
- the LOC116776021 gene encoding small ribosomal subunit protein mS33 isoform X2, producing MATKFVKYSQLINNQTKYAERMKRLSNRIFGEVAIPTNAKSMKVVKIFSERPLHTNENILHYYPRHVETHALMLKLREYGLFRDEHQDFKEEMKRLRELRGKVKVWKRLLNKEQKEADT from the coding sequence ATGGCAACTAAATTCGTGAAATATTcacaattaataaacaatcaaACCAAATACGCCGAGAGGATGAAGCGTTTGTCTAATAGAATTTTCGGTGAAGTAGCGATACCAACCAACGCAAAGTCAATGAAagtcgtaaaaatattttccgaaCGACCGCTTCACACCAACGAGAACATCTTACATTACTATCCCCGGCACGTGGAGACACACGCGTTGATGTTGAAGCTGAGAGAATACGGATTGTTTAGAGATGAACACCAGGACTTCAAGGAGGAAATGAAACGGCTCAGGGAGCTGAGAGGAAAGGTCAAAGTGTGGAAGAGGCTTCTTAATAAGGAACAGAAAGAGGCGGATACATAG
- the LOC116776903 gene encoding N-sulphoglucosamine sulphohydrolase: MARHPVAVITLLLCLIITNTVLSNKNRNVLILLADDGGFEIGAYRNKICQTPNIDEFAKRSVIFNNAFSSVSSCSPSRAALLTGTPSHQNGMYGLHHGVHHFNSFDNVTSLPNILREHGVYTGIIGKKHVGPSSVYKFDMEWTEEGHSINQVGRNITHMKLLARKFLREANRLDKPFLLYVGFHDPHRCGHEAPQYGPFCERFGSSEEGMGVIPDWKPWYYQWDEVQLPYHVQDTEAARRDIAAQYTTMSRLDQGVGLMLKELEAAGHGHDTLVIYTSDNGIPFPSGRTNFYDPGLREPLIMHSPDPGARRNEASGALVSLLDLTPTVLDWFGVRTPRHIDHEWRDRPRSLLPILNKEPPPSEQDAVFSSQTHHEITMYYPMRSVRTRRYKLIHNLNFGMPFPIDQDLYVSPTFQDILNRTRSKQPLPWYKTLKQYYYRPQWEMYDLKNDPLETHNLHGKPSLSEVEASLRERLHSWQLATGDPWLCSPAAVRDPRPGAHSAVCDALDNGLTHYMHT; encoded by the exons ATGGCTCGACACCCGGTCGCTGTTATCACACTGTTATTGTGTCTCATTATCACGAACACTGTGTTATCAAACAAGAATCGCAACGTTCTCATACTCTTAG CTGACGATGGAGGTTTTGAAATCGGAGCgtatagaaacaaaatttgcCAAACTCCGAACATCGACGAGTTTGCGAAGCGCAGCGTCATCTTCAACAATGCCTTCAGTTCCGTCAGTAGCTGCTCTCCGAG TCGCGCGGCTCTGCTGACCGGCACCCCGAGTCATCAGAACGGCATGTACGGGCTCCATCACGGTGTTCATCACTTCAACTCCTTCGATAACGTCACCAGCTTACCGAACATACTGCGCGAGCACGGAGTCTACACTG gtATAATCGGTAAGAAGCACGTGGGTCCGAGCAGCGTGTACAAGTTCGACATGGAGTGGACGGAGGAGGGACACAGCATCAACCAGGTCGGGAGGAACATCACGCACATGAAGCTGCTGGCCAGGAAGTTCCTGCGGGAGGCGAACAGACTCGACAA ACCGTTCCTGCTGTACGTCGGGTTCCACGACCCTCACCGCTGCGGCCACGAGGCTCCTCAGTACGGCCCCTTCTGTGAGAGGTTCGGTTCCTCGGAGGAGGGGATGGGGGTCATCCCCGACTGGAAGCCCTGGTACTATCAGTGGGACGAGGTGCAGCTGCCTTATCATGTCCAG GACACTGAGGCGGCCCGGAGAGACATCGCGGCGCAGTACACCACTATGTCCAGATTAGATCAAG GTGTGGGGCTCATGCTGAAGGAGCTGGAGGCGGCGGGCCACGGACACGACACGCTGGTCATATACACCTCCGACAACGGGATTCCCTTCCCTTCGGGGAGGACCAACTTCTACGACCCCGGGCTGAGGGAACCTCTGATCATGCACTCGCCAGACCCTGGAGCTCGCAGAAACGAAGCCTCCGGCGCCCTGGTGAGTCTGCTGGACCTCACGCCTACTGTCCTCGACTGGTTCGGCGTCCGCACACCGCGACACATCGACCACGAGTGGCGCGACCGGCCCAGGAGTCTGCTGCCCATATTGAACAAAG AGCCGCCGCCGAGTGAGCAAGACGCCGTGTTCTCGTCCCAGACGCACCACGAGATCACCATGTACTACCCCATGAGGTCGGTCCGCACCCGTCGGTACAAACTCATCCACAACCTCAACTTCGGGATGCCCTTCCCCATCGACCAGGACCTGTACGTGTCGCCGACCTTCCAG GATATATTGAACCGCACTCGAAGCAAGCAGCCTCTGCCGTGGTACAAGACTCTGAAGCAGTACTACTACCGACCGCAGTGGGAGATGTACGACCTCAAGAACGACCCCTTGGAGACCCACAACCTGCACg GTAAGCCGTCGCTGTCCGAGGTGGAGGCTTCTCTCAGGGAGCGGCTTCACTCGTGGCAGCTCGCTACCGGCGACCCCTGGCTCTGCTCGCCGGCCGCGGTCCGGGACCCGCGACCCGGGGCCCACTCCGCCGTCTGCGACGCGCTCGACAACGGCCTCACACACTACATGCACACCTAG
- the LOC116776922 gene encoding phosphomannomutase produces MLARKNILYLFDVDGTLTKPRQIISQDFKKFLLEKVKPAVSIGLVSGSDYAKIVEQMDGEETANQFDHVFCENGVVHYQQGQLKSTQSILNYIGEETLQRVINFALGYMAKLQLPAKRGNFVEFRSSMINICPVGRSCSQEEREEFSRFDIEHQVRAKFVEALQSEFKNTKLKFALGGQISVDVFPAGWDKTYCLQHVEEFSEIHFFGDKTTVGGNDYEIYNDSRTVGHRVTSPDDTKEQLKQCLNIE; encoded by the coding sequence ATGTTGGCGcgtaagaatattttgtacttGTTTGATGTCGACGGAACTCTGACGAAACCCCGTCAAATTATATCGCAAGATTTCAAGAAATTTCTTTTAGAAAAAGTTAAGCCGGCCGTTTCGATTGGTCTCGTGAGTGGATCGGACTATGCCAAGATAGTGGAGCAAATGGATGGAGAAGAGACAGCGAACCAATTTGACCATGTATTCTGTGAAAATGGTGTTGTGCATTACCAGCAAGGGCAGCTCAAGAGTACACAGAGTATACTCAATTACATCGGTGAGGAAACTCTTCAAAgagttattaattttgcttTAGGTTACATGGCAAAGTTACAGCTTCCTGCAAAGAGGGGCAATTTTGTAGAGTTCCGCTCAAGTATGATAAACATTTGCCCGGTGGGTCGTTCCTGTAGTCAGGAAGAGCGGGAGGAGTTCTCCCGTTTTGATATAGAACATCAGGTCAGAGCCAAGTTCGTTGAGGCCTTGCAATCGGAATTCAAAAATACAAAGTTAAAGTTTGCTCTCGGTGGACAAATCAGTGTGGATGTATTCCCTGCAGGATGGGACAAAACATATTGTCTCCAGCATGTTGAGGAATTCAGTGAAATTCACTTCTTTGGCGACAAGACAACAGTCGGAGGCAATGACTATGAGATCTACAATGACTCCCGGACTGTCGGACATAGAGTAACTTCTCCAGATGATACCAAAGAGCAATTGAAACAGTgtcttaatattgaataa
- the LOC116776912 gene encoding methylglutaconyl-CoA hydratase, mitochondrial produces the protein MLIPRVNLFKKVWKLQSFRCLSTKAQEVDSVGPIVFQKLGGEDKGIAIYGINSPENKNALSFDLIKCMKEINQIIKEDMKISVVILHSLVPGIFCAGANLKERFQMNEEEVAVFVRGLRNTFIEIEDLPMPTIAAIDGVAVGGGLELALACDIRVAADTAKLGLVETGRGLIPGAGGTQRLPRAIHPNIAKELIFTSRIVKGLEAKDLGIVNHVVPQNSSKNAAYDKAISIAREIILNAPIALRCAKQAINEGVQLSIKDGYEVEQKYYEKNIPTKDRQEGMLSFMEKRKPQYRGH, from the exons ATGTTAATTCCAAGAgtgaatttgtttaaaaaagtttggAAACTGCAGAGCTTCAGATGTTTGTCTACAAAAGCCCAGGAAGTCGACAGTGTGGGTCCTATAGTATTCCAGAAACTTGGCGGAGAAGATAAAGGCATTGCAATATACGGTATAAACAGTCCCGAAAATAAAAACGCTCTCAGTTTTGACcttattaaatgtatgaaagaaatcaatcaaattataaaagaagatATGAAGATTTCTGTTGTCATATTACACAGTTTGGTTCCTGGGATATTTTGTGCAG gTGCAAATCTAAAAGAAAGGTTTCAGATGAATGAAGAAGAAGTGGCTGTGTTTGTTAGAGGATTAAGAAATacctttattgaaatagaggATCTCCCAATGCCAACAATAGCTGCCATAGATGGTGTAGCTGTTGGTGGGGGTCTCGAACTGGCTCTGGCATGTGATATTAGGGTTGCAGCAGATACTGCTAAGTTGGGACTTGTAGAGACTGGACGTGGGCTCATCCCTGGGGCTGGAGGCACCCAGAGACTGCCTAGGGCTATTCATCCTAACATTGCAAAGGAACTAATATTCACCTCAAGAATTGTTAAAGGATTGGAAGCCAAAGACTTgg gtataGTTAACCATGTGGTGCCACAGAATAGCAGTAAAAATGCTGCTTATGACAAAGCAATCAGCATCGCAAGAGAGATCATATTGAATGCTCCCATCGCACTGAGGTGCGCCAAACAAGCGATCAATGAAGGAGTCCAGCTCAGCATCAAGGATGGGTACGAAGTGGAacagaaatattatgaaaagaaTATTCCCACCAAGGACAGGCAGGAAGGAATGCTGTCCTTCATGGAGAAGAGGAAACCTCAGTACAGGGGACACTGA
- the LOC116776686 gene encoding EKC/KEOPS complex subunit Tprkb-like has product MSSNVYSCPLDPETLQSLKIYLFKDVKNVEDIRNNVIKGVWKCAVIKPSLIVDVFQVVVAANRAVLSKKSNNMVTKTVYSEILYNLSLTKNITQSLSKFGIEKDNNILICFLVDGEDESESIVKEIQGEACPISELRTLTNMKEVKSVYKLNNIKTEIDYLDVIVSRMVTKNFVSH; this is encoded by the coding sequence ATGTCTTCAAATGTATATTCGTGCCCACTTGATCCAGAAACTCTTCAAAGCCTCAAGATATATTTGTTCAAAGACGTGAAGAATGTAGaagatataagaaataatgttataaaaggtGTATGGAAATGTGCTGTCATTAAGCCAAGTCTTATAGTAGACGTCTTCCAGGTCGTAGTAGCGGCAAATCGAGCTGTTTTGTCaaagaaatcaaataatatggTGACTAAGACTGTATATTCGGAAATACTATATAACTTGTcactaacaaaaaatatcacccAAAGCTTAAGTAAGTTTGGTATTGAGAAGGACAATAATATACTGATATGCTTTTTGGTTGACGGGGAAGATGAAAGTGAGAGTATAGTGAAGGAGATACAAGGAGAAGCTTGTCCCATCAGCGAGCTGAGGACTTTGACTAATATGAAAGAAGTAAAGAgcgtatataaattaaataacatcaaaacAGAAATAGATTACCTCGATGTGATTGTAAGCAGGATGGTCACGAAAAACTTCGTCAGTCATTAA